In Fragaria vesca subsp. vesca linkage group LG5, FraVesHawaii_1.0, whole genome shotgun sequence, the genomic stretch CTATCTTGAGGTTGAAAGTCTCAAACTCTTCCTCCTGAGCTTTTATTTGCCTTACTTGCTCTTGCACAGCAGCTGCCTCTTCATCCTCAAGTGACACCCCTGTATCTTCTTCCCTAAGAGCCGCAATCTTTTCATCTTCTTCTTGCTTGCCATGCTCTCTTTCAGCATAGGCATAATTAGAGAGTGTCGAGGGCGTAGAGTTTCTGGATCTAACAGCATCATCATTATTTTCATCAGGTGAGGTATCAGTACTTTTCCGCTTCCATGAAGCAAGCATGTCATCGTTACTCAGCAAAGTATTTGTACAGTCATCAGTTTCATCAGTGACAATTATATTGCAATTGTTTGACCATAAAGATTTACTAGAGCTTGCCTGCACTGACTGTTCTCCATCTCTCAGTGGAGGGGGGAATGAAAATGCCCCCTCTGTATGACTTTTCTTGGGTCTAGATGCACTATCGTCATCGGCAACAACTATATATTTATTTGCCTCATGTTTACTACTTTTCTTTTTGTCCCTGTTAGATCTATCAATATGTTTTTTGTCCGAGTCATGATGAGGCTTCCGAGACCCACCAATTCCTTCATCATGGTCACGGAAGTACTCTAAATCTCCTTCACTACTACCTCCAACCAAACTTTCTCGTACTTCACTGCCCATTTCAGCAACATCACTGTTGATCCCCACACCAATTGATCTCACTGAACCAAGCTGGTCATCCTCCACACAAACATCATCCAGACGTGGCCTTCCCAACTCATTCATAACTTTCCCATCCCCTAACATAATGAGTTCATTAGTCTGAGTGACAAATCCCTGCCAGACAGGTTCTGCACGCATCAAATTCAGTTCCTCTTCATCCATCAACTGTCCATCATATTGAGCTATTAAATCATTCTCATCAGTCCTCCCATACAACTCAGTCACTGTAATTCCCATAGGATCATCTGTAACTGGTTCAACATTTTTCCCTTGAAAGTAGCGCTCACCAGAAAAGTAAGAATCCTCTTCAGCAAAAGATTGATCATCATCCTCATCTTTGGTTGGGCCTCTTTCCTGCGGATCTGGAACACTCCCATGCCCTGCTCCTTTTTCATTGTCACTTGGGTAATCAATTTCGTGAGCCAGGAACCAGGCCTCATCTTCAATAGGTTGTCTCATATATCCCACATCATCATCATCATCATATTCATCAGAATCCCAGTACTCGTTTGGGTAATCTTCACTCAGTCCATCACCAACAGTAGCGAAACCAGAAACCAGATCAGATGTATCTTCTGCAATTCCCTGACTTACAGACAGCCAACTACCTCCTCCTACATTCCTTTTTCCACCTGGACCTTAATTTTGAAAAAAAAAGTACAAAAATATCAGTGACTAGAGATACAGAAACATACTAGACCAAGAGATGACTCAGATTGACCCGGAGAACTTCTAAATCCATACTTCGAAGCCTGTTCCAGATGTACTCTTGTAAATTAGAGCAGGCAAAATTATGCATGTTTGTAACAGATAAATTTAAAACAGAAACATCAATACGCTAAAGGAATGAGTAAATTAACATTCTGGAAAATAACTAACAAGTTCATACAATAAAAGCATCTGCAATGTGCCAATGAGTAGAGGTGAAGAAAGCCCAAAAAATTACTAGCATCATTGATAACTTTAAATCATAAAATATTAGGTGATCATATATAAGTATATAACTACTTCATAAATATCATAACTAACCTGAAGAGCTTATTTCTTGTCCAAAAGGGACATCCAAATATGCCCCAATAAGATGGGCATTGTCGGCAGCACTGAGTTTTGCACCAGGCCCGTCTCGCTCAAACTTTTCCTCCCAGTTAACAGTCAGTGGTTTGTCCTCTGACTTGAGCTTTACTGGTGGCAACCTCGGAAACTCTTCTTTCTGATTCTCAGACAATATAGGAAAAACCAAGCTACTAATTGTCTTTTGCTCAGAACTCCCTTGTGACTTGCCCAAGTATAAAGCTCTTGCCACCTCATTCTCCTGCTCCTTTATTGCTGCCCTAGTATCAGTCAGCTGCGCTTTTCTCTTTCCTTCTTTTTTATCAGAACCAGAAGCACTATCATAACTTGTTGACATATCCCCTTTGGGAAAAGGAAATACAGTCTTGACAGAACAATCTTTCCACGTCTCTGATGATGAACTGGTCGGTTCTTCAACTCTTGACCATGGATTATCCGCAAAGTTTTCTTTGAAGTACGTGGTACTATTCTTAAGTTGTTGGTCAAGTTCCTTAGGTTCACTTGTTTGAGTTCTATCGTACTTGCTTTCCACACTGGTTTTGCTAGTACTTCCAGGCCATGAAGTTTTCTTCTCACCAGAAAAGCTACTCTCTTCTCCAGATTTCAGAGTGCTTTTACCAGAATCAGGAATGTCCACAGAATGATTCCTTGATTGTTGCAATATCTGAGGCTCTGGGTGGTTAGACTTAACAGCAACACCATCATTTTGATAAGGTTCAGCAGGACCATTGCTTGGATTGATCTTCCATGAATATAAATCAAGCACAGTATCCTCTAAACCTTTGGAGAATGCGAAGCTCTTGTGATTAGTCCCAGCCACCTCAACCGGTTTATTTCGTTCCCCAACAGAAGCAGCATTCTTCCATTTGATTTCAGACCCATTTCTTCCAGTTCCACATTCTATCTCTTTCACTATAAGTTCCTCACCACCGTTCCGTGATCCCAGCCCTTGACTGTCCACCACCAGTTTGTCCCCCTTTTCAGCTTCCAACAAATTACCAGAGTCCTTCTCTTCAATAGTAAGCTTCTCAAGGAAACCATTCAAATCAGGACGATTACCAAGCTCACTGCGAAGAGCTGCCTCAGCTCTTGAAAACCTATTCTTCCGCAGAAAGTCAAGAATGACATCAACCGAGTTCGACTCCGCCATTTTCTTCCTCTTATAGCCTACAAACAGGAACATAAACAAACACCCTTAGACCCTCCAAACCTGCTTTCACCAATCAATAACTCATTCCAAACAAAATGCCCTAACCATACAAGACTGTTCCAAGTTCAGAAATTTAAACTTAACACACACTTGTCGGCCGAAAACACAAAGAAGTTACCTTGTATTAATCTCAACCAGTAGCAGCATTTTGTCTTCTAGTGTCCTGAACAATGGGGGAAAACCATATTCAGAAAATTCAAAACTTTCCTCACTTTCTTTTCATTCCCACATTTTCCAACCAAAAGCATTCAACTTTTGCTCAAAATTTCCCAACCCCAACTTGTAAAACACAACACAATACCTCAACGCGGATCCGGCATTCACAGCCAGATTGCGATTCCCGAATCCCCAAAAAATCAAAACTTTCAGAAAACCCTCAAAATCCTAAACAGATGTAAACTGGGGTTTGATCCCCCCCAATATAAGTAAAGCTATTTCTACCCTCAAGATAACCCCAAGATCTGATTTTTATTTCAATTTGGTGCTAATTTGGGCCAAGGTGGCTTCTGGGTATTGACGAAAGAAGTCGAAAATGAAAGTAAAGAAAGCAATATGAATAAGAAGAGGGGAACCTGGTGGTGGTGAAATGGGAGTGGCCGGTTGCTCCTTGCGAAAAGGGGCTTCTTCTCTGCCTGGTCCTTCTCAAATTTGGGGGTGGTCCAAAGCTTCTCTCTTTTCTTTTCCTTATTATTTTTTGTTTCAGATGCTATTGGAATAAACTCAAACTTGAATCTTATTCACTATTTTACACTTTCTTATTTTATTTTGCCTAACCCTTTTCTGGCCTTTTGTCCTTGCTTTTGGTTTAACATTACAGAGTTACAGTGTAAAATGGGTCCTAAAATGTCCTATTCCCTTGTTTCTGTCCCTTATGAAAATGGTTTTAGTTGAATCCGGAGAATGCTAACATCAGTAAAAACCTATACGAAATTGTGGATTAAATTTGTGCAGTTTGCCCGTAATTGGGTAAATCTTTGAGCCAACTAAATGTTCGATGCAACCATGTACAGTACACCTGGCCTTCAATTATGATTCTTTTCATTAACAGCTAATTATCACAAGTTTTCTATAGGAAAGAAAAAACCCATCACTTTTTTGCCTAACCTAAAGTGTGGCCAAATTAATTAACGCATCTATTCATACCTCTTGACATTGGCATTTGCATCTCTTGTTTTCCAACTCTTCCCCATTTAATGGCTCAATTCGGTTTCACTGCTTGTTAAATGTAACAACTAACAAGTCTCCATCTCTCTGTTGACATCTAAATGTAATGTGTTGAGGCTCATGGCTGGGTTAGGGTTAGATTTACAGTTTGGCGTCTCCTTCGATTTGGATGTTCTGAATTTCTTTCAATTGCTCGTACTTTCCCTACCTGGAATTCTTAGCCAACACCAAGTCAGTTTCATGTTGTCAAACTTAAAACTTGGGAGAGACTTGCATTGCATTGTGTTTTAAAATCACGAATTCGCGATCACAGAAAACCAGGAACATATCAGACCATCAGATCCAAGGGAAGAGAAGAACCGGGTATCACAATAGAAGATATTTAAAGAATGTATTGCAAAGTTTTGGAAAGTAGTGATACAGACTGTCTCTATGAATAGTTGCCATATAGTGATCTAACATATTGCGGTCAAAGCACTTGGGGCTTTTGCTTAATACAGGAGGCACTACAAAATTAATTTGATGAAATTCCTCTACAAGGGTGCCTATAAGATGGAAAACACAAGAAACCTTTCTTCGATTCTTGGAGAACTAGCTTACTCGCACTTAATGGATCGGTATATGTGACGGACAAAAAGCAAAGCTGCCCGGAAGCCTACAGATCCAAGCATGAGGAAGAAACCATAGCAGATACATGCCATGTAACCAAAGAAGAAGGATGTTTGCATAAATCCAGACATATCAGAGCGGGCGTAGTAGTAATACAAACAGTAGGCATAGATAAATATGCCCGTCGATCCACCACAGAGAAAAGATCTGCAATCAAACCAGGGATATATATATATCAGTCAAAGACCATCATACCAGATCCAGAGGGTAAGAAACCATGCAACTTAATCATTAAGTTTTATGTGATCAACACAAATTGTAGTCTCAGTTTCAGGGTTTCAACATTTTTAGTATGGCATTTCAATTAGATTTCATATATCCCAGATCCAGACATCTCCATTTTATAACCTATAATCCACCTTTTCTCAACCATATAAACCTATAAGAAAATACTCTATCCCCCGCCCTACAACCTCAAAAGTTTCATTCACCATCTGTCTTTGAAGAAATGAAGAGTTGACACAAAGCTAAATATTTGGAACCTTGTAACAAACTCGCTTTAGAAATAAAAATATAAAAACTCGAACAAAACTTGCATGGATGCATTGTAACAGTAGCTTACCTCCACCACCACTCATGGTCCTCAGCAGCTAGTTGGAAATATGTCAATGCCACAGTAATGAAAGCGGTGACTATCAGAAGAATGATGAACACGATAAACAAGATGCTATAAATGGTGTAAATCCTGTGTCCCCAGACACTGGCAAAGATGTAGTACAGTTCAATATAAATAGCACTGAAAGGCAGAAAACCAGCCATTGCCATTTGAGGGACTGTTGCCCGGTACCAAGGTAAAGGTGGAATCTCTCTGGGATACTTGGTGGTTCGAACAGGAGCTTGGAACTCAGCTTTACTGTTCTTTCCAGCAATCCCACCCAATACCAATAAAGGTGATGTAACAAGTGTCCATATTAGAACTATAACCACAATTGTGCCAAATGGAAGTGCTGCAGTGGCTGTGTAAGCAATTGCGACAGTATTCAAAAAGCAAAATGTGAGAAACAAAGGTCCACAGAAGAGGCATCCCGTCAACAACAGATTCCTAACCTGTCATGCCAGAATTTTAACCTTTTATTAACAGAATATTGGATGAATAAATGTGACAATAGTGGTTCATCGCAAAACAGTGTCATAGAGAATTCATCAGCACATACCCAGTTCGTCCCCTCTAGCTGGCAATAAAATGAAGTTGCAGTATAGCCTGCGATTCCCGATGTGAGGGCATAAATTACAACTAGAGCGGTAAATAAAGCCCCCCGGTTGTATGGATAAAAGACACCAACAAGAGCAAGTATGAAGATGAAGATCGTACTGCAGAGAACATATAAGCAAAGAATTTAGAAGCTTCAAAACCAGAGACGCAGGGCTGAACTTATAGCTGTATGAATGAGCACTTACAGTGTAAATAGTTGGGTGCCAGAACCAAGAGCTGCTGCAAACAGAGATTTGTGTTTGGGAAACCTAAATACATCTCCATGGATGTACTTCCATCCAGTCTCTTCTTGGTCTTCAGCTGCTTCCTCGTCATGGGCGTATCTTTTAAAGAGAAAAAGATAAGTCAAATTTGAGAATGAATGAATAAAGCAGCAGACAAAAAGAGTGAGCAAGGATTATCAAATAGTCTTACTTGACAAAATCGTTCTTAAGCACTCGCATGAGAATGGTGGCAAGAAACCCAGTCAAGAGTAGAACCGTGACACATGAGTTGATAATGGAGAACCAATGGATCTCTAAATGATGAGGCAGTGATGAGGAGTGAGAATACTTATCCATCCTCTTATCGAAAGGAGTGTTTGTCTCCCTCCATTTCACTGTATACAAAAACTCAACATCAACTTCCTTATCCTCAGTAAGGTCAACTAGAGCGTGAGGATCTGTTTGAACGTTGATTTCGATCACACGATCCTTGTTGTACAAGATATCAAAATGAATGTGCTTATAGAGGTAGGTCTTGTACTCGCTTGGGTCTTTGTTCTCCTTGTCAACCTTCCCTATGAAGCCCCAGATGGGCAAGTCATCATAATACATTTGAAAGTAATAATCCTTGTTCACAGCAGATCTGAACTTGGCCACTTCTTCCTTCGTGAGACTCTTTTTGCAAACTTGTTCTGAATCTTTATGTTTCAGGAACTCGAGTTTGTAAGGAGCACTCACTAAACGATCCCCATTCAATACTTCACCAAGAGCTTCCTTTTTCTCTTTAACCGCATCTGCGATTAAGATCCAGCAACAATACATTAAAATAAATGAACAGATAATGTGTAGCGCGTAAAAATAAGAACGAAACAAATCAGATCAGATACAAACCTGGCGAGCAGAACGGGAGATCAAAGTACCTGTAGGTTTCACTGCAATCATACAAAAAAAGAAACTAATTAGGGCCCAGGTGGAAACACAATATTCCCAACATATTTAGATTTACATGTCTTAATAAGTTCCCAACATATTGTTTCAGTTCGAAAGGTCAAAGTTCTCTTTAAACGAGCCTGTAACGGATTCAATCGCAAATAATTAAGGACCGAAATCAATTGTCAGAGTCAGATCCAGCTCTGTAGTGCAATCTAATCGTTCTCGATTCGATTTTGGAAACTAATGCCTAGCTCATCCTAGAACACAATATCACTCCATTCAGCTAAGCTGCAAATTTCTCACACAATTTTTGGACATAAACTCAGATCCGGTTCGAATCACAGCTGAATTGAGCTAAATGGAAACTGTGGGATCGAGTTACCTGGGGTTGTGGAAGGGCCCGACCTTGTTGGCATAGAGCGGGACTACATCTCCTTCTTTGTAACGGTGATTGGAGGCGTCGGAGGAAACCAGATCTGCGGCGCCGCAGAGGATCAGAAAGGCGATGATGAAGATGACCGGAACTCCTCCTCCTCCCACCGCCATAGTCTTGGCCATTCTCTTTGGTCTTGCTCTGCGTTTCTCCCAGATACAGCCACGTTTTTGGTTCGATTTGAAGGTTGGGTTTTTGGTGTTTGGTGGTTTTTATAATTAAGCTCCGGGTTGGGGAATCGGGGGACTAATAAAATAGATTAATGCGCGCGTTTAAGATATTAAATTAATTAAAACGTTAACGGGGGACAACGGTGACGGTGACGGAGTGCCTCGCCACACACAGAGAGAGGGGTTGGATGCCTCAACCTCACCCTCCTCACCTTGACCCACGCTTTGGTGCCTACCTTATGCCGTAGGGTGCGTCTCACGCTTCCTCTTCAATTTAAATTTGGATCCAACTCTATCTATTATTTTATTTATTATTTAAGCTTAGTTTGGTGTTTTTCTTTTTACTTGATCGTGTAATTGTGTAAAGATAACTACTTCATATATGCTAATTATTAGTTTGGGTTTGGTAGCCTTGGTTGACTTTGGGGGCATGGGTATGGCTCTCTTTCATCTCCCAACTCGTACGAGAGGGTTACATATAGGTTAGCTCTCTAGCATCATGAATTTCTTGAACTTTATTTACAAGTCTTGATTTCAATACCTAGTTCTTGGATGAGTTCACGTTAATGTACGTAGGAATAGAGCATGGACACGTACGGTGTATCATTTGACTTTGGATTTGTGAGATTTTATGGTTTAATCATTCATCTGACAACAACATTTGGATGACTCTCACTTTGGTCTCGATTAGAGACGAATTGAATCTCGCAACACATTATATTTAGATGTCAACATTTTTTTCCGATGAGTTTGAAACAAAATTACAACGAAAAATCTCAAACATAACCTAATTAGGTCAAATCAAAATGCACAACATGAAAAACATAATAAAAAAAACATAACATTAGTTGGAGAGTATGTTCTAAGTTTGTTAAAGCATTAGCCTCAAAAATTGCTTTCTTCCAGATATGGTGAAAAACTTAGATGTCAGCGTTTACAGGTAGAGAAAGAAGGAAATAACTTTGGTGACC encodes the following:
- the LOC101295913 gene encoding uncharacterized protein LOC101295913 — encoded protein: MAESNSVDVILDFLRKNRFSRAEAALRSELGNRPDLNGFLEKLTIEEKDSGNLLEAEKGDKLVVDSQGLGSRNGGEELIVKEIECGTGRNGSEIKWKNAASVGERNKPVEVAGTNHKSFAFSKGLEDTVLDLYSWKINPSNGPAEPYQNDGVAVKSNHPEPQILQQSRNHSVDIPDSGKSTLKSGEESSFSGEKKTSWPGSTSKTSVESKYDRTQTSEPKELDQQLKNSTTYFKENFADNPWSRVEEPTSSSSETWKDCSVKTVFPFPKGDMSTSYDSASGSDKKEGKRKAQLTDTRAAIKEQENEVARALYLGKSQGSSEQKTISSLVFPILSENQKEEFPRLPPVKLKSEDKPLTVNWEEKFERDGPGAKLSAADNAHLIGAYLDVPFGQEISSSGPGGKRNVGGGSWLSVSQGIAEDTSDLVSGFATVGDGLSEDYPNEYWDSDEYDDDDDVGYMRQPIEDEAWFLAHEIDYPSDNEKGAGHGSVPDPQERGPTKDEDDDQSFAEEDSYFSGERYFQGKNVEPVTDDPMGITVTELYGRTDENDLIAQYDGQLMDEEELNLMRAEPVWQGFVTQTNELIMLGDGKVMNELGRPRLDDVCVEDDQLGSVRSIGVGINSDVAEMGSEVRESLVGGSSEGDLEYFRDHDEGIGGSRKPHHDSDKKHIDRSNRDKKKSSKHEANKYIVVADDDSASRPKKSHTEGAFSFPPPLRDGEQSVQASSSKSLWSNNCNIIVTDETDDCTNTLLSNDDMLASWKRKSTDTSPDENNDDAVRSRNSTPSTLSNYAYAEREHGKQEEDEKIAALREEDTGVSLEDEEAAAVQEQVRQIKAQEEEFETFNLKIVHRKNRTGFEEDKNFHVVLNSVIAGRYHVTEYLGSAAFSKAIQAHDLHTGMDVCVKIIKNNKDFFDQSLDEIKLLKYVNKHDPADKYHLLRLYDYFYYREHLLIVCELLKANLYEFHKFNRESGGEVYFTMPRLQSITIQCLEALQFLHGLGLIHCDLKPENILVKSYSRCEVKVIDLGSSCFETDHLCSYVQSRSYRAPEVILGLPYDKKIDIWSLGCILAELCTGNVLFQNDSPATLLARVMGIICPIDQSMLAKGRDTYKYFTKNHMLYERNQETNRLEYLIPKKTSLRHRLPMGDQGFIDFVAHLLEINPKKRPSAAEALKHPWLSYPYEPISS
- the LOC101296203 gene encoding putative phagocytic receptor 1b-like; translated protein: MAKTMAVGGGGVPVIFIIAFLILCGAADLVSSDASNHRYKEGDVVPLYANKVGPFHNPSETYRYFDLPFCSPDAVKEKKEALGEVLNGDRLVSAPYKLEFLKHKDSEQVCKKSLTKEEVAKFRSAVNKDYYFQMYYDDLPIWGFIGKVDKENKDPSEYKTYLYKHIHFDILYNKDRVIEINVQTDPHALVDLTEDKEVDVEFLYTVKWRETNTPFDKRMDKYSHSSSLPHHLEIHWFSIINSCVTVLLLTGFLATILMRVLKNDFVKYAHDEEAAEDQEETGWKYIHGDVFRFPKHKSLFAAALGSGTQLFTLTIFIFILALVGVFYPYNRGALFTALVVIYALTSGIAGYTATSFYCQLEGTNWVRNLLLTGCLFCGPLFLTFCFLNTVAIAYTATAALPFGTIVVIVLIWTLVTSPLLVLGGIAGKNSKAEFQAPVRTTKYPREIPPLPWYRATVPQMAMAGFLPFSAIYIELYYIFASVWGHRIYTIYSILFIVFIILLIVTAFITVALTYFQLAAEDHEWWWRSFLCGGSTGIFIYAYCLYYYYARSDMSGFMQTSFFFGYMACICYGFFLMLGSVGFRAALLFVRHIYRSIKCE